TGCCTCCCCCGCCGCCTCCCCTCCGCCTCCGTTGGGCAGCATCGCCTCGCTCTCATCCGGCGgcgcctccttctcctctgaccccttctcctccttctcctcctcctcctgagcggGGTCGGCTGCTGCCTCCCACGCCCCGCCCGTCCTCACCGCTCCGTTAGTCGGCTCCGCGTGTCGCTCGGCCGCGGCGCCGCCCGGGAGCTCCGGACTCTTCCTGGAGATCGTGATGTCCTCCGGTGCGCCGGTGTCCGCGCGCACATGCTCCTGCACCAGCTCACCGGCGACCATGATGTCGGCTCGGGGcgtcttcttcctccacagAAGAGGCGGCGCCGAGCGGCTTCCTCATCCGCTGGAGGCAGAGATGAAGGCAAACAAGAACCGGACTCACGCGCGAGAGGAATCACAACAACGCACAGCTCGTCACGCTCAGCTCCGGGATCCACTTCACACCGGCTCCGGTAACTTGGTCACACCGACCGGCTCCGTTCAGCCCGCacgctgcctctctctctcactctccggttctctcactctgtctctttctgtctaattctctccctctctctttgtctctctctctctctctctctctctctctatccggTGCTCTCACTCTATGTCTTTCCCCTctcgcactctctctctctctcactctctctctctctctctttatgtctaattctctccctctctttgtctctctctctctctctctctctctctctctctctctctctctctctctctctctctctctctctctctctctctttatgtctggttctctcgctctctctctctcgctctctctctctctctctctctcaagtctctctctctctaagtctctctctctctctctctctctctaagtctctctctctctctctttctctctctctctctaagtctctctctctcttttgttcaGCTGACAGTGACACACGGACAATGATCCGATGCTGATGAACCAATAGAGGAGCAGCTGGGACTTGTAGTATATTGTAGTATAATGTAGTATATTGTAGTATATTGTACTACGTGAATGTCATCATTCATGTGGAAGCTGGGCAGACATGATGCAACAACGGGACCATGCAGGAAACAAGTTGATCTGTGTTTATCATaatgtaataatgataataaaatatgtgCGATATCCCTGtgtaattcatttcatttctattaGGCACATGGGTCTTCATTtactcttttttaaatgttcacttaTAACAGGCTTCCTTCCTTCGGGATTAATGAAGTCTATCTTATCTTTTCTTACACAATTTGACAGTTCAACGGTCTTGGTCCATGAACTCAGATTAGTGCGTCCATGTGCTCGGGTCATTTATCTGCCCTCTAATCCCAATCATCCTCTGACCCGGTGGCCACTGCAGCAGGTGAAGGATCTGGATCCAGACAAGGTTCACGTGAGGTTACAACAACCCAAGCTTTTCCACAGAGTTTCCAGGAACTACATATTATCTCTGTCGTTCTCATGAGGATCAGATCACCTTCCTGTTACCGTTGGAGGGATAGTGGAGAGGGAAGAGGTCtcactctgtgtctgttttcaaaACAGAACAATTAGCCTGgtcagaaacagacacacatcttGTGTATAGAtgattcatcatcattatcatgtAACAGGACTGTTTATGAGTTAGATGATAGATGTTACACATTTCTGAGTGAATTTGGTcttgaaaataaactgtaaataaagatgtacgCCTATATAACCTTTGTCTCAGTCACTTTGTTGGTTTATTGTTATAAGTTTCTTATGATTTACAGTATTTCGTTTATTCCTATCATTTTAGCTTTGAGgttagaaaatgagaaaaacatacTGGTTAAGCTGCAAAGAAATTGTGTTCTTTTTTAGCCCTGGTAGCTGTTTTGTGGCGCTAGAATCTAAGATGGAGTGACACATCgcaacaaacacagaagatcTTTGAGCACACAGACTTGTCTTCGAGTTTCCCGTTGTCATGGAAACCTCAGCATCACCAGCCGAGCACACTCTGGATTATTCATCAGATAAAAGTACAGCCCCGTGATGTCGGGCCGTGAGGAGCcggctctgctgcagctcaacctGCGGAGGGAGACGTGGTGTCAGGTGGAGCTGAACCCCCGACAGTCCtgggagaggacggagaggacgcACCACCGCGGTCACCTGAGGACCAGCCCGGTGCTGCTCGCCGCTCTGACCGCAGGGCCGCAGCGCGGGGGGGGCAGCTCCGAGCGGCCGCCCCCGGTCAAGCTTCCGGAGAGAAGGCACTTTGAAGACAGCTGTAAGGAGGCTCCTGAGCCATTTACTGAAATACTTCATTAATATCTCGATGAGTATTTACAGCGTGTGACTTAAAGTGTAAACAATATttataacatgtttatttacatagcaCTTATcgaaacaaggttacaaagtgcttcatagaatacatggtaaaaaaaataagataacactgctgtatatttaaataacatatttattatgaataattatataCCTCTATAACACTTTATGAAAAGTGCTACATTAAGATTGAAGAGGGAGGCTTTAGTTGCTCaagaactttttttattttaacttaaaCTTTTTGTCATGCAGGTGTAAAGTAAACCTTGAATAAGTAAATCAAATgggcacaaaaaaacaacacaacctttAGGAACAAAGTatgtgcaacaacaacacaacacaacaacaagggTTAAACAACTCATGCAGCAGAATGATGCAACTATGAAAACTATTAGATCATTTCTCATTATATTGATCCAGATGCTTCATCACGACTCTATGAATCATTGTTGTGcatcttttctcctcttccagaTAAATCACACCTGGTGTAAAACGGCTGCAAGACCCTGAGAGCTGggacaacaaatacaaatacccAGTCTGAAGGAAACAATTCACTGGTTAgatttctttgtgtctgtgtttgaatatCACCCACACTGTCTGTTCCCTGTAAAACTTCAGTGAGCGTCAGTTGAAATGTCTCCACAGATTAAACCTTCATGATTATAATGTGTCCTTGTTTCATCCAGAGTCAAATCATCAGGTCAAAACCTGCTGCGtcttttgcataaaaaaaaaaacctcctcagGCCAAACTGTAGATttcagaactgtgtgtgtgtgtgtgtgtgtgtgtgtgcgttgctgCGTGTCAGCCCTGGGGAACAGTCTGTACGCATTTTGTGCCGTGACGAGCTGAACGGTTTGAGCTGACAGACCTTTGACGTCAGCGATGTACCGGCAGGACAGGACGATGTTACAGGGCTCGTTCCTCGCctgcgagacagagagagagttatTAAAATCTAAACGTC
This window of the Hippoglossus stenolepis isolate QCI-W04-F060 chromosome 20, HSTE1.2, whole genome shotgun sequence genome carries:
- the LOC118099513 gene encoding spermatogenesis-associated protein 45-like, translating into MSGREEPALLQLNLRRETWCQVELNPRQSWERTERTHHRGHLRTSPVLLAALTAGPQRGGGSSERPPPVKLPERRHFEDSYKSHLV